In Terriglobia bacterium, the following are encoded in one genomic region:
- a CDS encoding IPT/TIG domain-containing protein: protein MLKFVKVVSVLSLLLSAAFMSGQTAPPRIFFSDLESGPNTGGQNNNGVWVTIWGKGFGATQGTSTVTVGGGAVASYPLWSDGKIIFQLGAAAKTGSIIVNVPGIGASNSLPFTVRAGNILFVATTGNDANTGSFTSPWKTIVKAKNAIAAGDTAYIEDAVSQTSQDNFTAYLSMDNNGASNSGTAAAPKALIAYPNATVTVGVAGGLHYGIRTPNIGTNEDFWVISQLHIVGGTQAMDIGGTGWRIIGNEMQCPGADDQVGCFEMSGGNQAKFYGNDVHNAGINPTSSKFYHAVYFSTDSNHIDVGWNHIHDNFTCRALQFHSSPLCTPACGATDTTGFDQFDLHVHDNLIHGDNCNGINFATVDPSKGPVEAYNNVIYNVGRMDPLQLGAAFSCIYVAGITNNGVAGTGSVEVFNNTLSDCAANNSANASGSRGAFGVGGGPATLIMHLRNNIAYQLAGEIYIDGSLAQITGDKNLWFGVGSGPAQTTNNINADPLLANRTIGDYHILTGSPAINTGLTIVPNNPFEPNPGPTIDTDKDGVLRAQGAGYDLGAYEFFSGTATRPNPPTNVRAAVH from the coding sequence ATGCTTAAATTTGTAAAAGTCGTTTCAGTGCTGTCCTTGCTGTTGTCTGCTGCGTTCATGAGCGGGCAAACCGCGCCACCGCGCATTTTTTTCTCTGATCTGGAAAGCGGCCCGAATACGGGCGGCCAGAACAACAACGGCGTATGGGTCACAATCTGGGGTAAGGGCTTTGGGGCCACACAAGGAACGTCAACGGTGACTGTCGGCGGAGGCGCGGTTGCGAGCTATCCTCTCTGGTCCGATGGCAAGATCATTTTCCAGTTGGGGGCCGCAGCAAAAACGGGAAGCATTATCGTGAATGTGCCGGGAATTGGCGCCAGCAATAGTTTGCCATTCACGGTGCGGGCAGGCAACATACTTTTTGTCGCCACCACGGGGAACGACGCCAATACAGGAAGCTTCACGTCGCCCTGGAAGACGATTGTAAAAGCCAAGAACGCCATTGCCGCAGGCGATACGGCCTACATCGAGGATGCGGTTTCGCAAACATCGCAGGACAACTTCACCGCGTACCTGAGTATGGACAACAATGGCGCGAGTAACTCCGGGACGGCAGCTGCGCCCAAAGCCCTGATCGCTTATCCTAATGCGACCGTGACGGTGGGTGTGGCAGGCGGCCTGCACTATGGAATCCGCACACCGAATATCGGGACCAATGAAGATTTCTGGGTGATCTCGCAATTGCACATTGTGGGCGGCACACAGGCCATGGACATTGGCGGCACGGGATGGCGGATTATCGGCAATGAAATGCAGTGCCCCGGCGCTGACGATCAGGTGGGTTGCTTTGAAATGAGCGGGGGCAACCAGGCAAAGTTTTACGGCAATGACGTGCACAATGCCGGCATCAATCCCACGTCCTCAAAGTTTTATCACGCCGTTTATTTCAGTACGGATTCAAACCATATTGACGTAGGCTGGAACCATATTCACGATAACTTTACCTGCCGAGCACTGCAGTTCCATTCTTCACCTCTCTGTACTCCGGCCTGCGGCGCCACAGACACTACCGGCTTTGATCAATTCGATTTGCATGTGCATGACAACCTGATTCACGGAGACAACTGCAACGGCATCAACTTCGCCACGGTGGATCCGTCAAAGGGGCCGGTGGAGGCCTATAACAACGTGATCTATAACGTTGGCCGCATGGATCCCCTGCAACTGGGCGCGGCGTTTTCCTGCATCTATGTTGCCGGCATCACAAATAATGGCGTGGCCGGAACTGGCTCTGTGGAAGTGTTTAACAACACGCTTTCTGACTGCGCCGCTAATAACTCAGCGAACGCCAGCGGCTCGCGCGGGGCATTTGGCGTGGGCGGCGGCCCGGCAACACTGATCATGCATCTCCGCAACAATATCGCTTACCAGCTTGCGGGTGAAATCTATATTGACGGCAGCCTGGCCCAAATCACCGGAGACAAAAATCTCTGGTTCGGAGTTGGCTCAGGCCCCGCGCAAACGACTAACAACATCAATGCGGATCCCTTATTGGCGAATCGCACCATTGGCGATTACCACATTCTCACTGGCAGCCCGGCCATCAACACGGGCCTGACAATTGTGCCCAATAATCCTTTCGAACCGAATCCTGGTCCAACTATCGATACGGACAAGGATGGAGTGCTGCGCGCGCAGGGAGCAGGATACGACCTTGGCGCTTATGAATTTTTCTCCGGTACCGCGACAAGACCGAATCCGCCTACGAACGTGCGGGCCGCAGTCCACTAA
- a CDS encoding class I SAM-dependent methyltransferase — protein sequence MSTIYQSVPTEPMTVSPAERLRKLGQEMGLWNHGFDFARFATQLFRDIDFRGKTMLEIGCGKGMLCLWAALHGAQTVGLEPMAEGCYDSSECHNAFKLMAKKLDLPQATILPLTVQAFQGPKNHFDVVLSVASINHLDEKSCIALLDSPDAVREYQDIFRNIAAMMKPGGKLIIMDAARHNVFGDLGMRSPLTPNIEWFKHQQPEFWAKLLSGCGFGNPDITWASGKLLRYARFTSIPKTLSYFGQSVFRMEMTRIV from the coding sequence ATGTCAACCATCTATCAGAGCGTTCCAACCGAACCCATGACCGTTTCTCCTGCTGAGCGTCTCAGAAAACTAGGCCAGGAAATGGGGTTATGGAACCATGGCTTTGATTTCGCGCGTTTCGCCACACAGCTTTTCCGCGACATAGATTTCCGCGGTAAGACTATGCTTGAGATCGGCTGCGGCAAGGGGATGCTTTGCCTGTGGGCTGCTCTTCATGGTGCGCAGACGGTAGGCCTGGAACCGATGGCTGAAGGTTGTTACGATTCCAGCGAATGCCACAATGCTTTTAAGCTGATGGCAAAAAAACTTGATTTGCCGCAGGCAACGATTCTTCCGCTTACCGTTCAAGCTTTTCAGGGTCCCAAGAACCATTTCGACGTCGTGTTGTCCGTGGCTTCCATCAATCATCTGGATGAAAAAAGCTGTATTGCGCTGCTCGACTCGCCAGATGCAGTCCGCGAGTACCAGGATATTTTTCGGAACATTGCCGCCATGATGAAGCCGGGAGGCAAACTCATTATCATGGATGCCGCGCGACACAACGTCTTCGGCGATCTGGGAATGCGGAGTCCATTAACACCTAATATCGAATGGTTCAAGCATCAGCAGCCGGAGTTCTGGGCAAAGCTACTGAGCGGCTGCGGCTTTGGCAATCCAGATATCACCTGGGCCAGCGGTAAGCTCCTGAGGTATGCCCGATTTACCTCGATTCCCAAGACCCTCTCTTATTTCGGGCAAAGCGTGTTTCGCATGGAAATGACCCGCATTGTGTAG
- a CDS encoding GNAT family N-acetyltransferase yields the protein MEQFRERWSSLLQANPASSIFQTPEWLASWWQAYDQNRNFFALVFADSIGAVVGIAPLYVDRTRFLGLSLTTLRMVGAGSGDSDGLDFITAPEHAGDCAKAFIAWLAAQKEWHVCALETLPQHSPVAERLCREAQESGIRIDSTLTPNFIIDLPSTWPQYVSSLDSSFRPLLTRYPRRLQSRFTVKFSRCKDVADLKTRLQTLFDLHQMRWTGRGETGAFAGNERRDFYYRMATAFLQRGWLEFWQLELNGETVGAQFCFRYHDTVSLLQEGFHPKYAAEKIGYALKAYFLEEMIRTGARRYDFLGGDDPYKSKFGAHQENYLNLFLAGPSKLGRLYLQVQKQKRRFKTWLKRKLPAGMVTALRGQATSRARESSRQTSQPEQK from the coding sequence TTGGAACAGTTTCGTGAGCGCTGGAGCAGTTTGTTGCAGGCAAATCCAGCATCTTCCATCTTCCAGACGCCAGAATGGCTGGCTTCCTGGTGGCAGGCTTACGACCAGAACAGGAATTTTTTTGCTCTGGTGTTTGCTGACTCTATTGGCGCTGTCGTCGGAATCGCTCCTTTGTATGTCGACCGGACACGTTTTCTGGGCTTATCTTTAACAACCCTCCGTATGGTTGGCGCGGGATCAGGAGACTCTGACGGTCTGGATTTCATCACCGCTCCGGAACATGCCGGCGATTGCGCGAAAGCATTTATCGCTTGGCTTGCCGCCCAGAAAGAATGGCACGTATGTGCGCTGGAGACACTGCCGCAACATTCACCGGTGGCGGAACGCCTTTGCCGCGAAGCGCAAGAGTCCGGCATAAGGATCGATTCCACGCTGACACCCAACTTCATTATTGATTTGCCTTCGACATGGCCGCAGTACGTGAGTTCTCTGGACTCTTCTTTCCGCCCACTGCTTACGCGTTATCCCAGGCGCCTTCAATCACGGTTCACCGTTAAATTCTCGCGCTGCAAAGATGTGGCGGATCTCAAAACCCGCTTGCAAACCCTGTTTGATCTGCACCAGATGCGCTGGACCGGGCGCGGTGAAACTGGCGCATTCGCCGGCAATGAACGGCGGGATTTCTACTATCGAATGGCAACGGCCTTCCTGCAGCGCGGCTGGCTGGAATTCTGGCAGCTGGAATTGAATGGCGAAACCGTTGGGGCCCAATTCTGTTTTCGCTATCACGATACAGTCTCACTTTTGCAGGAAGGCTTTCATCCCAAATACGCGGCAGAAAAGATTGGCTATGCATTGAAAGCATATTTTCTGGAGGAGATGATCCGCACCGGAGCCAGGCGCTATGACTTTCTGGGAGGCGACGATCCGTATAAATCGAAGTTCGGAGCGCACCAGGAAAACTATCTCAATTTGTTCCTTGCCGGACCTTCAAAGCTGGGTCGGCTTTATCTTCAAGTACAAAAGCAAAAACGCAGATTCAAAACATGGCTAAAGCGCAAGCTTCCAGCGGGCATGGTGACTGCGCTGCGTGGCCAAGCAACATCCCGCGCACGTGAATCTTCGCGACAAACTTCTCAACCGGAGCAAAAGTAA